Proteins encoded in a region of the Saccharothrix ecbatanensis genome:
- a CDS encoding ectoine synthase, with protein sequence MIYREMSEVTTVDWGNGLSRRFLLASDGMGYTLTDTTVRAGTKSRLEYRRHLETCYCIAGRGEVVSVDGRSYPLEPGVLYALDRHDPHFLIAGPDEDLRLVCVFAPALAGHEQHRFDSADEFSQY encoded by the coding sequence ATGATCTACCGCGAGATGAGCGAGGTGACGACCGTCGATTGGGGCAACGGGCTCAGTCGACGCTTCCTCCTCGCGTCGGATGGCATGGGGTACACCCTCACCGACACGACGGTGAGGGCCGGTACGAAGTCTCGACTCGAGTACCGGCGCCACCTCGAAACCTGCTACTGCATCGCCGGTCGGGGTGAGGTCGTCAGCGTCGACGGCCGGTCATATCCATTGGAGCCGGGCGTCCTGTACGCACTGGACCGGCACGACCCGCACTTCCTGATCGCGGGCCCCGACGAGGACCTGCGGTTGGTGTGCGTGTTCGCTCCCGCGCTCGCCGGGCACGAGCAGCACCGCTTCGATTCCGCCGACGAGTTCTCCCAGTACTGA
- a CDS encoding phosphopantetheine-binding protein — protein sequence MNTQIIKQYVIHEFLPDVDAGELDNDYNLLEGGVIDSLAVLKVLTWLERQFEISMDDIDISPTDFQSITAMASFVERATTGR from the coding sequence ATGAACACCCAGATCATCAAGCAGTACGTCATACACGAATTCCTGCCCGACGTCGACGCGGGCGAGCTCGACAACGACTACAACCTGCTGGAGGGCGGCGTGATCGACAGCCTCGCGGTGCTCAAGGTGCTGACGTGGCTCGAGCGGCAGTTCGAGATCTCCATGGACGACATCGACATCAGTCCGACGGACTTCCAGTCGATCACGGCCATGGCCTCGTTCGTAGAACGAGCGACGACAGGGAGATAG
- a CDS encoding AMP-binding protein — protein MRTESLFDSFRAHARRRPDATALVWRGKRVSYGRLAHWVDRARAVVDTGPARTDTRPVCVVAEKSPAAIAVVLACLATGQSVLAVSPALPRSTLELLSDRAGCRTVLTPERIAAAVADRPDDVRVIASPHVVGEEDLTFILTTSGSTGVPKLVPLTAGAVDRFTEWAAERFGIRPGTAVLNYAPLNFDLCLLDIWTTLKHGGQVVLVDPDRATDAGYLLNLFADNDVHVVQAVPLAYRLLLDAAAGGGRSGGASAGLDRPHHVIVTGDSMPWRDFVALGGLFGAARLYNLYGCTETNDSFIHEVDTTAPPRSPMPLGTPLPGVDAVVVGSDGMVVEGAGVGELYVSTPFQTEGYLGSRRGESQADFVPDPKGGSSGSRYFRSGDVVRRHADGSVTLEGRTDFHVKVAGVRVNTEVVERAIGDHEDVVEVGVVAVPDALAGHRLHAVVRRRAGTRLNTLVLRRHCAQRLSRDAVPAVIHIVDDPLPRTSTGKVDRKRIGPAARFPEGAAEHESEFV, from the coding sequence ATGCGCACAGAATCGCTTTTCGACTCGTTTCGCGCACACGCCCGGCGACGTCCGGATGCGACGGCGTTGGTCTGGCGGGGGAAACGCGTCAGCTACGGCCGACTCGCGCACTGGGTCGACCGCGCCCGCGCTGTCGTGGACACCGGCCCCGCGCGGACGGACACCCGTCCGGTGTGCGTCGTGGCGGAGAAATCCCCGGCCGCGATCGCCGTCGTGCTGGCGTGCCTGGCTACCGGCCAGAGCGTGCTGGCCGTGTCGCCGGCGCTCCCGCGGTCCACGTTGGAGCTGTTGAGCGACCGCGCCGGCTGCCGGACCGTGCTGACGCCCGAGCGGATCGCCGCGGCCGTCGCCGACCGGCCGGACGACGTCCGCGTCATCGCGTCGCCGCACGTGGTCGGCGAGGAGGACCTGACTTTCATCCTGACCACCTCCGGATCCACGGGCGTGCCGAAGCTCGTCCCGCTCACCGCGGGCGCCGTCGACCGGTTCACCGAGTGGGCGGCCGAGCGTTTCGGCATCCGACCGGGCACAGCGGTGCTCAACTACGCTCCGCTGAACTTCGACCTCTGCCTGCTCGACATCTGGACCACCCTCAAGCACGGCGGCCAAGTGGTGCTGGTCGACCCGGACCGCGCGACCGACGCCGGCTACCTGCTCAACCTGTTCGCGGACAACGACGTGCACGTCGTCCAAGCGGTGCCGCTGGCCTACCGGCTGCTGCTCGACGCCGCGGCCGGGGGCGGTCGATCCGGCGGCGCGTCGGCCGGGCTCGACCGACCGCATCACGTCATCGTGACCGGGGACAGCATGCCGTGGCGGGATTTCGTGGCGCTGGGCGGCCTGTTCGGCGCCGCGCGGCTGTACAACCTTTACGGCTGCACCGAGACCAACGACAGCTTCATCCACGAGGTCGACACCACCGCGCCGCCCCGCTCGCCGATGCCGCTCGGCACGCCGTTGCCCGGCGTGGACGCGGTGGTCGTCGGCTCTGACGGCATGGTCGTCGAGGGGGCCGGAGTCGGCGAGCTGTACGTCTCGACGCCGTTCCAGACCGAGGGATACCTGGGCAGCCGGCGCGGCGAGTCGCAGGCGGACTTCGTACCCGACCCGAAGGGCGGCTCGAGCGGTTCGCGCTACTTCCGGAGCGGCGACGTGGTCCGCCGGCACGCCGATGGCAGCGTCACCCTCGAAGGGCGCACGGACTTCCACGTCAAGGTCGCCGGCGTGCGCGTGAACACCGAGGTGGTGGAGCGTGCGATCGGCGATCACGAGGACGTGGTCGAGGTGGGGGTCGTCGCGGTGCCGGACGCCCTCGCCGGGCACCGGTTGCACGCGGTGGTGCGCAGGCGCGCCGGCACGCGGCTGAACACGCTCGTCCTGCGCCGGCACTGCGCCCAGCGCCTGTCCCGGGACGCCGTGCCGGCGGTGATCCACATCGTTGACGACCCGTTGCCGAGGACCTCGACCGGAAAGGTCGACCGGAAGCGGATCGGACCCGCGGCGCGGTTCCCAGAGGGTGCCGCGGAGCACGAATCGGAGTTCGTATGA
- a CDS encoding cyclase family protein: MRIIDLSSPIDASAPEPDPVRHEVLTPKQGARHMSDGMRERFGVLFDPDVLPESEFLSLDRMSLTTHTGTHIDAPSHYGSRAAYRDGPPRNIDQMPLDWFLNPGVLLDVSDRPGPTVDAQDLKEQFTRIGHTPEPMDIVLLRTGATRHAGTQLYFTDFIGLDGSAVHLLLDLGVRVIGTDAFSLDAPFGTIIEEYNRTGDRSVLWPAHFAGREREYCQIERLNNLDALPAPFGFQVSCFPVKITGAGAGWTRAVAIVSE, encoded by the coding sequence ATGCGGATCATCGATCTTTCTTCGCCCATTGACGCCTCCGCGCCCGAGCCCGATCCGGTGCGGCACGAGGTGCTGACGCCGAAGCAAGGAGCTCGACACATGAGCGACGGCATGCGTGAGCGCTTCGGCGTCCTGTTCGATCCGGACGTACTGCCCGAGTCCGAATTCCTCTCACTCGACCGCATGTCGCTCACCACGCACACGGGAACGCACATCGACGCGCCGTCGCACTACGGTTCCCGCGCGGCGTACCGCGACGGCCCGCCCCGGAACATCGACCAGATGCCGCTGGACTGGTTCCTCAACCCGGGAGTCCTGCTCGACGTCAGCGACCGGCCAGGGCCGACCGTGGACGCACAGGACCTGAAGGAGCAGTTCACCCGCATCGGGCACACCCCGGAGCCGATGGACATCGTGCTACTGCGCACCGGCGCCACGCGCCACGCCGGCACCCAGCTCTACTTCACGGACTTCATCGGGCTCGACGGCTCCGCGGTGCACCTGCTGCTGGACCTCGGTGTGCGGGTGATCGGCACGGACGCGTTCAGCCTGGACGCGCCTTTCGGCACGATCATCGAGGAGTACAACCGGACCGGTGACCGCTCCGTGTTGTGGCCCGCGCATTTCGCCGGCCGAGAGCGCGAGTACTGCCAGATCGAACGGCTGAACAACCTCGACGCGCTGCCGGCGCCGTTCGGATTTCAGGTCTCGTGCTTCCCGGTGAAGATCACCGGCGCCGGTGCGGGATGGACGCGCGCGGTCGCCATCGTCTCCGAGTGA
- a CDS encoding acetyl-CoA carboxylase carboxyltransferase subunit alpha/beta: MVYAPRWERGHRVCPECARHHQLTAQDRIAQVLDPGSVTWLDCDVVTADVLGFVDTKPYPQRLAAARTATGMADAALAARGAVCGHPLIMVAMDFRFLGGSLGAAVGGLVTLVAETALVERVPLLIVSASGGARMQEGAVSLMQMAKTAAALGRLDDAGVLTISLLTDPTFGGVAASYATLCDVILAEPGSRFGFAGRRVIAQTVRQELPADFQTAEFLLGHGLVDRIVPRERLRAGLAALLGIAANPGDRSGDAPPPVDGAESIVRDPGTLPETVAWENVRRARDLTRPTTRDYLATAFDEFFELRGDRAGDDCSAVVAGLARLGSRGVVVVGTQKGHTPAELAEHNFGMPTPAGYRKAARALRLAAKLGLAVVTLVDTPGAYPGIEAEEQGQAFAIADNLRLMASLPVPVVSVITGEGGSGGALALAVANRVLVFADGIYSVISPEGCAAILWHDATAARQAATALRLTPRDLWRLRVVDGVLAEPEGGAGADPLVAAARLRAALLDTLSELSAMDSTELRNDRWARFHKFGAPDSVDMRIPTPSEEPT; encoded by the coding sequence GTGGTGTACGCACCACGCTGGGAACGCGGCCACCGGGTGTGCCCGGAGTGCGCCCGGCACCACCAACTCACCGCTCAGGACCGCATCGCCCAGGTGCTCGACCCGGGATCGGTCACGTGGCTCGACTGCGACGTGGTCACCGCAGACGTGTTGGGGTTCGTGGACACCAAGCCCTACCCGCAGCGGCTGGCCGCGGCCCGCACGGCCACGGGCATGGCGGACGCCGCACTCGCGGCCCGGGGCGCCGTGTGCGGTCACCCGCTCATCATGGTGGCAATGGACTTCCGCTTCCTGGGCGGCAGCCTCGGCGCGGCCGTGGGCGGGCTCGTCACGCTGGTGGCGGAGACCGCGCTGGTAGAGCGAGTTCCGTTGCTCATCGTGTCCGCCTCCGGCGGGGCGCGGATGCAGGAGGGCGCGGTGTCGCTGATGCAGATGGCCAAGACGGCCGCGGCGCTGGGCCGCCTGGACGACGCGGGCGTGCTCACGATCTCTTTGCTGACCGACCCGACCTTCGGAGGGGTGGCGGCTTCGTACGCCACGCTCTGCGACGTGATCCTCGCCGAACCGGGTTCGCGGTTCGGGTTCGCCGGGCGGCGGGTGATCGCCCAGACCGTGCGACAGGAGCTGCCCGCGGACTTCCAGACCGCGGAATTCCTGCTCGGCCACGGCCTCGTCGACCGCATCGTGCCGCGGGAACGGCTACGGGCCGGGTTGGCCGCCCTGCTCGGCATCGCCGCCAACCCGGGAGACCGCTCGGGCGACGCGCCACCGCCGGTCGACGGAGCCGAGTCGATCGTCCGCGATCCCGGCACGCTCCCCGAAACGGTTGCCTGGGAGAACGTGCGCCGCGCGCGGGACCTGACCAGGCCGACCACGCGGGACTACCTCGCCACAGCGTTCGACGAGTTCTTCGAGTTGCGCGGCGACCGCGCCGGGGACGACTGCTCCGCGGTCGTAGCCGGGCTGGCCCGGCTCGGCTCACGCGGCGTGGTGGTCGTCGGCACCCAGAAGGGCCACACGCCCGCGGAGCTGGCCGAGCACAACTTCGGCATGCCGACACCGGCGGGCTACCGGAAGGCCGCGCGGGCGCTGCGACTGGCGGCGAAGCTGGGGCTCGCGGTGGTGACGCTCGTCGACACGCCGGGCGCGTACCCCGGCATCGAGGCGGAGGAACAGGGCCAGGCGTTCGCGATCGCGGACAACCTGAGGTTGATGGCGTCCCTCCCGGTGCCGGTGGTCAGCGTGATCACCGGGGAGGGTGGCAGCGGCGGTGCGCTGGCGCTCGCCGTCGCCAACCGGGTGCTGGTGTTCGCCGACGGCATCTACTCCGTGATCAGTCCGGAGGGCTGCGCGGCGATCCTGTGGCACGACGCCACCGCGGCCAGGCAGGCGGCGACCGCGCTCCGGTTGACGCCCCGGGACCTGTGGCGGCTGCGCGTCGTGGATGGCGTCCTGGCCGAACCGGAGGGCGGTGCCGGCGCGGACCCACTCGTCGCGGCCGCACGGCTGCGCGCCGCGCTGCTCGACACCCTGTCCGAACTGTCCGCGATGGACTCGACAGAGCTGAGGAACGACCGGTGGGCGAGGTTCCACAAGTTCGGTGCGCCGGACTCGGTGGACATGCGAATCCCGACGCCGAGTGAGGAGCCGACATGA
- a CDS encoding acetyl-CoA carboxylase biotin carboxyl carrier protein: protein MTWPADDETDRRADQPKAVLLAVEQLLWALPDQPRRMRVRTADFVIDLDWSGPAEAPTPRATVEPVDHEERIGQGEGTGLGERIGPAEPTVPGERTGPADTTTSVEPSSPTRHHVLAPSIGTFYRAPEPGSTPFVVEGQRVEAGRQVAIVEIMKLLLPVESDVAGTVVQLLKADGEPVEHGEPVLVIAPDETA, encoded by the coding sequence ATGACCTGGCCGGCCGACGACGAGACCGATCGGCGTGCTGACCAGCCCAAGGCGGTGCTGCTCGCCGTCGAGCAGCTCCTTTGGGCATTACCGGACCAGCCGCGTCGCATGCGGGTGCGCACGGCGGATTTCGTCATCGACCTGGACTGGTCGGGACCGGCAGAGGCGCCGACGCCGCGTGCCACGGTCGAACCGGTCGACCACGAAGAGCGGATCGGCCAGGGGGAGGGGACCGGCCTGGGGGAGCGGATCGGCCCGGCGGAGCCGACCGTTCCGGGGGAGCGGACCGGTCCGGCGGACACGACAACGTCGGTGGAGCCGAGTTCGCCGACGCGCCACCACGTGCTCGCCCCGAGCATCGGCACCTTCTACCGCGCGCCCGAACCCGGTTCGACGCCGTTCGTCGTCGAGGGGCAGCGGGTGGAAGCCGGCCGGCAGGTCGCGATCGTGGAGATCATGAAGCTCCTGTTGCCGGTGGAGTCCGACGTGGCCGGAACGGTCGTCCAACTGCTCAAGGCGGACGGTGAACCCGTCGAGCACGGGGAACCGGTCCTGGTGATCGCACCGGACGAAACGGCGTAG
- a CDS encoding acetyl-CoA carboxylase biotin carboxylase subunit, with protein sequence MFEKVLIANRGEIALRVARTCQEMGIRTVVAHSEADRDSAAVRFADESKCIGPAPVKGSYLNAAAVLTAALQTGAEAIHPGYGFLSEDADFADACARYGISLIGPDSELMAELGDKSSARVLMSKAGLALLPGSLEPLTVGRARVLADEIGYPVIIKAVAGGGGRGMSVVDSAADFTDAFVRTRAIGQTLFGDDRVYVERYLPTARHVEVQILADTHGRVIHLGERDCSVQRHRQKLVEETPAPRLPPGLADRMCRAATAAAASVGYTGAGTVEFLVDERGEFYFMEVNCRLQVEHAVTEAVTGIDLVREQISVASGHALSLDQPDVDRRGVAIECRVNAEDPTLDFRPTASPITEFLPPGGPFVRVDSHAFAGYSVPPNYDSLLAKLVVWAPERDQAIARALRALREFRLGGPTLRTTADFLRRVLEHPKFAKAEHNTSLVRDIVSTEA encoded by the coding sequence ATGTTCGAAAAGGTGCTCATCGCCAACCGGGGCGAGATCGCGCTGCGGGTCGCGCGGACCTGTCAAGAGATGGGAATCCGCACCGTGGTCGCACATTCCGAGGCTGACCGGGACTCCGCGGCGGTGCGGTTCGCCGACGAGTCCAAGTGCATCGGCCCGGCGCCGGTGAAGGGCAGCTACCTCAACGCGGCGGCGGTGCTCACGGCGGCGTTGCAGACCGGGGCCGAGGCGATCCACCCCGGTTACGGCTTCCTCTCCGAGGACGCAGACTTCGCCGACGCCTGCGCCCGGTACGGCATCAGCCTGATCGGTCCGGACTCGGAACTCATGGCAGAACTCGGCGACAAGTCGTCGGCCAGAGTGCTGATGAGCAAGGCAGGGCTGGCACTGCTTCCCGGCAGCCTGGAACCGCTGACCGTCGGCCGGGCGCGGGTGCTCGCCGACGAGATCGGCTACCCGGTGATCATCAAGGCGGTCGCGGGCGGCGGGGGGCGCGGCATGTCGGTGGTGGACTCCGCGGCGGACTTCACCGACGCGTTCGTCCGTACCCGCGCGATCGGGCAGACCCTGTTCGGCGACGACCGCGTGTACGTGGAGCGCTACCTGCCCACCGCACGCCACGTCGAGGTGCAGATCCTCGCTGACACCCACGGCCGGGTGATCCACCTCGGCGAACGGGACTGCTCGGTGCAGCGCCACCGGCAGAAGCTGGTCGAGGAGACCCCCGCGCCCCGGCTGCCTCCTGGCCTCGCCGACCGGATGTGCCGGGCAGCCACGGCCGCCGCGGCCTCCGTCGGCTACACCGGCGCCGGGACGGTCGAGTTCCTGGTCGACGAACGCGGCGAGTTCTACTTCATGGAGGTCAACTGCCGCCTCCAGGTGGAGCACGCGGTGACCGAGGCGGTGACCGGCATCGACCTCGTCCGCGAGCAGATCTCGGTGGCCTCCGGCCACGCGCTCTCGCTGGACCAGCCGGACGTGGACCGGCGGGGAGTGGCCATCGAGTGCCGCGTCAACGCCGAGGACCCGACTCTGGACTTCCGCCCGACCGCGAGTCCGATCACCGAGTTCCTGCCGCCCGGTGGGCCTTTCGTCCGGGTGGACAGCCATGCCTTCGCCGGGTACTCGGTGCCGCCCAATTACGACTCGCTGCTGGCGAAGCTCGTGGTGTGGGCTCCGGAACGGGACCAGGCGATCGCGCGGGCACTGCGCGCGCTGCGCGAGTTCCGTCTGGGCGGCCCCACCCTGCGCACGACGGCTGACTTCCTGCGCCGCGTGCTGGAACACCCGAAGTTCGCCAAGGCCGAGCACAACACCTCGCTGGTGCGGGACATCGTTTCGACCGAGGCCTGA
- a CDS encoding nuclear transport factor 2 family protein produces the protein MSVQAEPVGAQHDGFPALYAEVLRFYARQMRFLDDGAAEEWALTFTEDGMFAPPSLPEPLRGRGTLAAGVKQAKAEMAESGEVHRHVVSMVDVQANPDGSVEARSYVQVIATPRGGEPNLYMMTTCHDVLVRDGGELRVSERRVRRDDRPSA, from the coding sequence ATGTCAGTACAGGCCGAACCGGTAGGAGCCCAGCACGACGGCTTCCCCGCCCTCTACGCCGAAGTGCTGCGGTTCTACGCCAGGCAGATGCGTTTCCTCGACGACGGCGCTGCCGAGGAGTGGGCGCTGACGTTCACGGAGGACGGCATGTTCGCTCCGCCGTCGCTGCCGGAACCGCTGCGCGGGCGGGGCACGCTGGCCGCGGGTGTCAAGCAGGCCAAGGCCGAGATGGCCGAGTCCGGGGAGGTGCACCGGCATGTTGTCTCCATGGTGGATGTTCAGGCCAATCCCGACGGGAGTGTCGAGGCACGCTCCTACGTTCAGGTGATCGCTACGCCGCGTGGCGGCGAACCGAATCTCTACATGATGACCACCTGTCACGACGTCCTCGTCCGCGACGGCGGCGAGCTCCGGGTGAGCGAACGCAGGGTCCGCCGGGACGACCGGCCGTCTGCCTAG
- a CDS encoding SDR family oxidoreductase has protein sequence MKILVTGGTGNVGRRLVERLATRPGVSVRVLTRDPSRAAFGPGVDVVRGDLADLDGLAAVLEGVDRLFLFPLAYPSGPSQSLDEYVVTSAVPELAAKAGVQRVVLLSSNAVMYGRDPHHQQAEAAVEESGLDFTLLRPGEFAMNKVLAWGGSIRSEGVVRSGFPDVKGVPIHEADVAAVAEVALVEDGHAGARFELTGAEVLTEREQVAAIAAGAGREIRFEVLTPDQARQDWIKQGIMPELVDEIMDHYRHFTDNPPRATDTVAETTGVRARTLEEWAADHAADFR, from the coding sequence ATGAAGATCTTGGTGACCGGCGGCACGGGGAATGTGGGTCGCCGGCTCGTCGAGCGGCTGGCCACCCGGCCGGGGGTGAGCGTCCGGGTGCTGACCCGCGACCCCTCGCGCGCGGCGTTCGGGCCGGGCGTGGACGTGGTGAGGGGCGACCTGGCCGACCTGGACGGTCTCGCGGCAGTGTTGGAGGGGGTCGACCGACTGTTCCTCTTCCCCCTCGCCTACCCCAGCGGACCGAGCCAGTCCCTCGACGAGTACGTGGTCACATCGGCGGTTCCCGAGCTCGCGGCGAAGGCGGGCGTGCAACGGGTCGTCCTGCTGTCGTCGAACGCCGTGATGTACGGAAGGGATCCGCACCACCAGCAGGCCGAGGCGGCCGTCGAGGAATCAGGGCTGGACTTCACGCTGCTGCGACCCGGTGAGTTCGCGATGAACAAGGTCCTCGCGTGGGGCGGGAGCATCCGGTCAGAGGGTGTGGTGCGCTCCGGGTTCCCGGACGTCAAGGGCGTGCCCATCCACGAGGCCGACGTCGCGGCGGTCGCCGAGGTCGCGCTGGTCGAGGACGGGCACGCGGGCGCCCGCTTCGAGCTCACCGGCGCGGAGGTGCTCACCGAGCGCGAGCAGGTCGCGGCGATCGCCGCCGGCGCCGGGAGGGAGATCCGCTTCGAGGTGCTCACTCCCGACCAAGCGCGGCAGGACTGGATCAAGCAGGGCATCATGCCGGAACTGGTCGACGAGATCATGGACCATTACCGCCACTTCACGGACAACCCGCCCCGGGCCACCGACACGGTCGCCGAGACGACCGGCGTTCGTGCCCGGACGCTCGAGGAATGGGCTGCGGACCACGCCGCCGATTTCCGGTGA
- a CDS encoding cytochrome P450 family protein: MTEADDLAATRPGRPGGELTMGGLMADPDRLGTYARLREDGPVSRCLFFDGNPLWLVTRYEDAKAVLSDPRLASDSSKHGRMRVTDAHGLPENIARYFNGNMLDSDPPEHTRLRGLVSRSFTARRIADLRPAVERIVDRLIDDAAERERRDGHVDLVDVLADPLPLSVLCELLGVPDDHRHRWAAAAKDLTAMGPDVVAAAGTLVELAKALVDLKRARPGADLISDLIRARDDSGDRLSEDELVTTAITVLGSGNESTVQLIAAGTFHLLSHPEQAAALADDPALLPGAVEEFLRYFNPFELSGVRFTTEPVTIGGADIPAGEAVLVVLAAADRDPRVFAEPDRVDFSRPDGRGHLAFGHGIHYCLGAPLGRMQAEVAIGTLWRRRPRVALTVPAERISWRAAFVSGPGELPVRLGPEAEVGRQP; encoded by the coding sequence ATGACGGAAGCAGATGATCTGGCGGCGACGAGGCCCGGTCGGCCCGGCGGCGAACTCACCATGGGCGGCCTGATGGCCGACCCCGATCGACTCGGCACGTACGCGCGACTCCGAGAGGACGGACCCGTCAGTCGGTGCCTGTTCTTCGACGGCAATCCGCTGTGGCTGGTCACCCGGTACGAGGACGCCAAGGCGGTGCTGTCCGATCCCCGGCTCGCGAGCGACTCGTCCAAGCACGGCCGGATGCGCGTCACCGACGCCCACGGCCTGCCGGAGAACATCGCGCGCTACTTCAACGGGAACATGCTCGACAGCGACCCGCCGGAGCACACCCGGCTGCGTGGGCTGGTCTCACGTTCCTTCACAGCACGGCGGATCGCCGACCTGCGGCCCGCGGTGGAGCGGATCGTCGACAGGCTCATCGACGACGCCGCGGAGCGGGAGCGGCGGGACGGCCACGTGGACCTTGTCGACGTGCTCGCCGACCCGCTGCCGCTCAGCGTGCTGTGCGAACTGCTCGGCGTGCCGGACGATCACCGGCACCGGTGGGCCGCCGCGGCCAAGGACCTCACCGCGATGGGGCCCGACGTCGTGGCAGCCGCCGGCACGCTGGTCGAGCTGGCCAAAGCGCTGGTGGACCTGAAGCGGGCGCGGCCCGGCGCCGACCTGATCTCCGACCTCATCCGCGCCCGCGACGACTCCGGCGACCGGCTCAGCGAGGACGAGCTGGTGACCACGGCGATCACCGTGCTCGGCTCGGGCAACGAGTCGACCGTGCAGTTGATCGCCGCCGGCACGTTCCACCTGTTGTCCCACCCCGAACAGGCGGCGGCGCTCGCCGACGATCCGGCCCTGCTGCCGGGGGCGGTCGAGGAGTTCCTGCGCTACTTCAACCCCTTCGAGCTCAGCGGCGTCCGCTTCACCACCGAACCGGTGACCATCGGCGGCGCCGACATCCCCGCGGGCGAGGCCGTACTGGTCGTGCTGGCCGCCGCCGACCGCGATCCGCGTGTGTTCGCCGAGCCGGACCGCGTCGACTTCTCCAGGCCGGACGGCCGCGGCCACCTGGCGTTCGGCCACGGCATCCACTACTGCCTCGGCGCACCCCTCGGCCGCATGCAGGCCGAGGTCGCCATCGGCACGCTGTGGCGGCGCAGGCCGCGCGTCGCGCTCACGGTGCCGGCCGAACGCATCAGCTGGCGTGCCGCCTTCGTCAGCGGGCCGGGCGAGCTGCCGGTCCGGCTCGGTCCAGAGGCCGAGGTCGGTCGTCAGCCGTAA